One Blastopirellula marina genomic region harbors:
- the rpsP gene encoding 30S ribosomal protein S16, protein MDSRTPRDGKAIEYLGTYDPFVKEKDARVNLKTDRVDYWLGVGAQPTPKVAVLIRKYGTNGSHLAAREEALARLSTKTAYVPPKVEIKEPEPEAPAPAEGEAPADEAAPAEGEAVEASAEGGEEQPAAEG, encoded by the coding sequence ATGGATTCTCGCACCCCTCGAGATGGCAAGGCAATCGAGTACCTCGGCACCTACGATCCGTTCGTCAAGGAAAAGGACGCACGGGTTAACCTGAAGACCGACCGCGTCGACTACTGGCTCGGCGTCGGTGCTCAGCCTACCCCCAAGGTTGCTGTTTTGATCCGCAAGTACGGTACCAACGGTAGCCACCTGGCAGCTCGCGAAGAAGCCTTGGCTCGCTTGTCGACCAAGACTGCCTACGTTCCTCCTAAAGTTGAAATCAAAGAGCCTGAACCGGAAGCCCCAGCACCCGCTGAAGGCGAAGCTCCGGCAGACGAAGCTGCTCCTGCTGAAGGCGAAGCTGTCGAAGCTTCCGCTGAAGGTGGCGAAGAGCAGCCTGCGGCTGAAGGCTAA